In the Corynebacterium suedekumii genome, one interval contains:
- a CDS encoding DHH family phosphoesterase, with the protein MTQYSEAASLIGQAQTVAVVGHVRPDADAIGSVCATVAALRQQGRQATGYIGQPGPFAANLLSIPGADEVELAAELREVDLIITVDCGSLDRAGALAEEIGRRADITLVVDHHSTNSGFGVVNLIDLDAESTTTILGRLFEELEIQLDERIAHCLYAGLLTDTGSFRWGSPAMHTFAARLMSTGIDVRAIAVDLLDSGSVADLRMIGQALSGVTVHEAGDHRVAVIVAPHELLSTGSLSAVEGLVDFVRSLGGTDLGAVFKETVPGVWHVSLRSNEMDVSRVAVALGGGGHIPAAGYTARGDVDEALAALLGELRSR; encoded by the coding sequence GTGACCCAGTACTCCGAGGCGGCGTCGCTTATCGGGCAGGCGCAGACGGTGGCCGTGGTCGGCCACGTGCGGCCCGACGCCGACGCCATCGGGTCGGTCTGCGCGACAGTCGCGGCGCTGCGTCAGCAGGGCAGGCAGGCGACCGGCTACATCGGTCAGCCCGGACCCTTCGCCGCCAACCTGCTCTCCATCCCGGGGGCGGATGAGGTGGAACTGGCTGCCGAGCTGCGGGAGGTCGACCTCATCATCACCGTCGACTGCGGTTCCCTCGACCGGGCCGGGGCGCTCGCCGAGGAGATCGGCCGGCGTGCCGACATCACCCTGGTGGTCGACCACCACTCCACCAACTCCGGGTTCGGGGTGGTCAACCTCATCGACCTGGACGCCGAGTCCACGACGACGATCCTGGGCCGGCTGTTCGAGGAGCTGGAGATCCAGCTCGATGAGCGGATCGCCCACTGTCTCTACGCCGGTCTGCTCACCGACACCGGCAGCTTCCGGTGGGGTTCACCGGCGATGCACACCTTCGCCGCCCGCCTCATGTCCACGGGTATCGACGTCCGCGCCATCGCCGTCGACCTCCTCGACTCCGGTTCCGTGGCGGACCTGCGCATGATCGGCCAGGCATTGTCGGGGGTGACCGTCCACGAGGCCGGAGACCACCGAGTGGCGGTCATCGTCGCCCCGCACGAGCTGCTCTCCACCGGTTCGTTGTCCGCGGTCGAGGGGCTGGTCGACTTCGTCCGTTCCCTCGGCGGCACCGACCTGGGCGCGGTGTTCAAGGAGACCGTCCCCGGCGTGTGGCACGTCTCGCTGCGCTCCAACGAGATGGACGTCTCGCGGGTGGCTGTGGCACTCGGCGGCGGCGGGCACATTCCGGCCGCCGGGTACACCGCCCGCGGTGACGTGGATGAGGCCCTGGCCGCCCTGCTGGGGGAACTGCGGTCCCGGTGA
- the rbfA gene encoding 30S ribosome-binding factor RbfA, producing the protein MADHARAARMAKRIQTIVASAIEREVKDRRLELVTVTDTRVTGDLHDATVFYTVRGRTIDEEPDLDEAAEALHRARGQLRKIVGDQLGVRFTPTLSFEYDAVPQASAHMEELLARAKARDEELARLRENARPVGDANPYKTEDQD; encoded by the coding sequence ATGGCCGATCATGCCCGCGCCGCCCGTATGGCCAAGCGCATCCAGACCATCGTGGCCTCCGCCATCGAACGCGAGGTCAAGGACCGTCGCCTGGAACTGGTCACCGTCACCGACACCCGTGTCACCGGTGACCTCCACGACGCGACCGTCTTCTACACCGTCCGCGGCCGCACCATCGACGAGGAGCCGGATCTGGACGAGGCCGCGGAGGCCCTCCACCGCGCCCGCGGTCAGCTCCGCAAGATCGTCGGCGATCAGCTCGGTGTTCGTTTCACCCCGACGCTGTCCTTCGAGTACGACGCCGTCCCGCAGGCCTCCGCCCACATGGAGGAGCTGCTCGCCCGCGCGAAGGCCCGCGACGAGGAGCTCGCCCGTCTGCGGGAGAACGCCCGCCCCGTCGGTGACGCCAACCCCTACAAGACCGAGGACCAGGACTAG